A part of Salvelinus alpinus chromosome 23, SLU_Salpinus.1, whole genome shotgun sequence genomic DNA contains:
- the wdr33 gene encoding pre-mRNA 3' end processing protein WDR33 isoform X4: MATDTSSPPRFFHMPRFQHQAPRQLFYKRPDFAQQQAMQQLTFDGKRMRKAVNRKTIDYNPSVIRHLENRLWQRDHRDFRAIQPDAGCYNDLVPPVGILSNPMNAVTTKFVRTSTNKVKCPVFVIRWTPEGRRLVTGASSGEFTLWNGLTFNFETILQAHDSPVRAMTWSHNDMWMLTADHGGYVKYWQSNMNNVKMFQAHKEAIREASFSPTDNKFATCSDDGTVRIWDFLRCHEERILRGHGADVKCVDWHPTKGLVVSGSKDSQQPIKFWDPKTGQSLATLHAHKNTVMEVKWNLNGNWLLTASRDHLCKLFDIRNLKEELQVFRGHKKEATAVAWHPVHEGLFASGGSDGSLLFWNVGVEKEVGGMEMAHEGMIWSLAWHPLGHILCSGSNDHTSKFWTRNRPGDKMRDRYNLNLLPGMSEDGVEYDDMEPNSLAAIPGMGIPDQLKAAMEQEASDKETAAEEEMSIPGLDWGIEEILQKDQKKVPQKKVPYAKPIPAQFQQAWADNKVPLVPPGGEKKERMDEKKMDGKTNTNPMMLEQMKMDRMNQMDGNMPPPGGPQGPMPPFPGQGGTMPPPPQGFPQSMPPQQMPHNMGPPMGPGVMQAPFMRPGQMGPPPGSQHHQGPPQGMMGPPDHGPQGMQRHPGPHRNMGPQGPHGMPPGPRGMQGPPGNMQGPPPGGMMGPPPRGQGPPPQGGMMPPQGNMMGPQGPMQGGVGMGPPMQNPPRTHGNMPSMGGMHGMGNMQGPPPGGMHGPPPGNMQGPPGNMQGPSGNMQGPPGNMQGPPGNMQGPPSYMQHQVGQNTGPMMHGMGQQGPNGKGDTRGPPNHHMGPPPGGQGQGGPGGPDQGSGSYWGDSQQGRRSNDFNEGGQDFHGRGEESWRRGSSQEYQGGHRGGGGQGGGGGNGGNWGSSEERFPRDGGEFRGRRDDRYRGVGQGRPGGRGFPDEFGGPEENFDTSNEMAGGWDSGGRGRPPRGGGPPRGGGGGGGGRQGLLPTPDEFPPHYEGGRSQEAWEGGQDQGHEAYREGQRSEHGPPHDSPSPASRERSSSLQGMDMASLPPRKRPWHDGPGTGDQDSPGAGVEDRTTGRPPQREEGGYGPSTRGGRGGWRGAPRGAPRGGGRGR; encoded by the exons AATCGTTTGTGGCAGCGAGACCACAGAGATTTCCGTGCCATCCAACCAGATGCAGGATGCTACAATGAT CTGGTTCCTCCTGTGGGCATCTTGAGTAACCCCATGAATGCAGTTACCACAAAGTTTGTCCGAACTTCCACGAACAAAGTGAAGTGCCCTGTCTTTGTCATAAGG TGGACTCCTGAGGGGAGGCGACTTGTCACAGGAGCCTCCAGTGGAGAGTTCACCTTGTGGAACGGACTCACCTTCAACTTTGAGACCATCTTACAG GCCCATGACAGCCCCGTGCGGGCCATGACCTGGTCTCACAACGACATGTGGATGCTGACGGCTGACCACGGCGGCTACGTCAAGTACTGGCAGTCCAACATGAACAACGTCAAGATGTTCCAGGCTCACAAGGAGGCGATTAGAGAGGCCAG TTTCTCACCTACGGATAATAAATTTGCCACTTGCTCTGATGACGGAACCGTACGCATCTGGGACTTTCTACGCTGTCACGAGGAGAGAATTCTCAGAG GTCACGGAGCTGACGTGAAGTGCGTGGACTGGCATCCCACTAAAGGCCTGGTGGTTTCTGGGAGCAAAGATAGCCAGCAGCCAATAAAATTCTGGGATCCCAAGACCGGACAGAGTTTGGCCACACT TCACGCCCATAAGAACACGGTGATGGAGGTGAAGTGGAACCTGAACGGTAACTGGCTGCTGACAGCGTCCCGCGACCACCTGTGTAAACTCTTTGACATCCGCAACCTCAAGGAGGAGCTGCAGGTGTTCCGGGGCCACAAGAAAGAGGCCACAG CTGTAGCGTGGCACCCTGTCCACGAGGGCCTGTTCGCCAGCGGAGGCTCAGACGGATCCCTCCTCTTCTGGAACGTAGG TGTGGAGAAGGAGGTGGGCGGAATGGAGATGGCCCATGAGGGCATGATATGGAGCCTGGCGTGGCACCCGCTCGGGCACATCCTCTGCTCGGGATCCAACGACCACACCAG TAAATTCTGGACGAGGAATCGGCCAGGGGACAAGATGAGGGACAGATACAATCTGAATTTGTTACCTGGGATGTCAGAGGATGGAGTGGAATACG ATGACATGGAGCCAAACAGCTTAGCTGCCATTCCTGGCATGGGGATCCCCGATCAGCTCAAAGCTGCCATGGAACAAGAGGCAAGCG ATAAAGAGACTGCAGCCGAGGAGGAGATGAGCATCCCAGGTCTGGATTGGGGGATTGAGGAGATTTTACAGAAAGACCAGAAGAAAGTGCCACAGAAGAAGGTCCCCTACGCCAAACCCATCCCTGCCCAATTCCAACAG GCCTGGGCGGATAATAAGGTGCCTCTCGTGCCACcgggaggagagaagaaagaaagGATGGATGAGAAGAAAATGGATGGGAAGACCAACACCAACCCGATGATGCTAGAG CAAATGAAGATGGACCGTATGAATCAGATGGATGGGAACATGCCTCCCCCGGGAGGTCCACAAGGACCCATGCCACCTTTCCCTGGTCAGGGAGGAACCATGCCCCCACCTCCTCAGGGCTTCCCCCAGTCCATGCCCCCTCAGCAGATGCCCCACAACATGGGGCCCCCCATGGGCCCTGGCGTCATGCAGGCTCCGTTCATGCGTCCGGGCCAGATGGGCCCCCCTCCAGGGTCCCAGCACCACCAGGGGCCTCCTCAGGGCATGATGGGTCCCCCTGACCATGGGCCCCAAGGCATGCAGAGGCACCCCGGCCCCCACAGAAACATGGGCCCCCAGGGGCCTCACGGCATGCCTCCCGGACCCAGAGGGATGCAGGGCCCCCCCGGAAACATGCAGGGCCCCCCACCAGGAGGAATGATGGGGCCCCCTCCTCGAGGCCAGGGGCCTCCACCACAGGGGGGCATGATGCCCCCTCAGGGGAATATGATGGGCCCACAGGGGCCCATGCAGGGCGGGGTGGGGATGGGGCCTCCCATGCAGAACCCTCCCAGGACACACGGCAACATGCCAAGCATGGGGGGCATGCATGGGATGGGCAACATGCaggggccacccccaggtgggaTGCACGGGCCCCCACCGGGTAACATGCAAGGACCTCCCGGGAACATGCAGGGCCCCTCTGGAAACATGCAAGGACCCCCAGGCAATATGCAGGGCCCACCAGGCAACATGCAGGGGCCTCCATCCTACATGCAGCACCAG GTGGGACAAAACACTGGCCCCATGATGCATGGGATGGGACAGCAAGGACCCAATGGCAAAG GAGATACCCGAGGGCCTCCTAACCACCACATGGGTCCTCCACCTGGGGGCCAGGGGCAGGGTGGCCCTGGGGGCCCTGACCAGGGCTCTGGTTCTTACTGGGGAGACTCTCAGCAGGGGCGCCGATCCAACGACTTCAATGAAGGTGGCCAGGACTTCCACGGACGGGGGGAGgagagctggaggagagggtcCAGCCAGGAATACCAGGGAGgccacagaggaggaggagggcaagggggaggaggggggaatgggggaAACTGGGGCTCTTCTGAGGAAAGATTCCCCCGTGATGGGGGAGAGTTCCGAGGCCGCAGGGACGACAG GTACAGAGGGGTTGGACAGGGTCGCCCTGGGGGGAGGGGGTTCCCTGATGAGTTTGGTGGGCCGGAAGAGAACTTTGACACCTCAAATGAGATGGCCGGAGGTTGGGACAGCGGTGGGAGGGGGAGACCCCCCCGAGGAGGGGGCCCACCCAGAGGAGGAG gaggtggtggaggtggacgccAGGGCTTGCTCCCCACCCCTGATGAGTTCCCCCCACACTATGAGGGAGGCAGAAGTCAGGAGGCCTGGGAGGGCGGGCAAGATCAAG GTCACGAGGCTTACAGAGAAGGCCAGCGCTCCGAGCACGGCCCGCCGCACGACAGCCCGTCCCCTGCCAGCCGTGAGCGCTCCTCCTCCCTGCAGGGCATGGACATGGCCTCGCTGCCCCCACGCAAACGCCCGTGGCACGACGGCCCGGGCACCGGAGACCAAGACTCCCCGGGAGCAGGGGTAGAGGACAGGACAACAG
- the wdr33 gene encoding pre-mRNA 3' end processing protein WDR33 isoform X2, giving the protein MATDTSSPPRFFHMPRFQHQAPRQLFYKRPDFAQQQAMQQLTFDGKRMRKAVNRKTIDYNPSVIRHLENRLWQRDHRDFRAIQPDAGCYNDLVPPVGILSNPMNAVTTKFVRTSTNKVKCPVFVIRWTPEGRRLVTGASSGEFTLWNGLTFNFETILQAHDSPVRAMTWSHNDMWMLTADHGGYVKYWQSNMNNVKMFQAHKEAIREASFSPTDNKFATCSDDGTVRIWDFLRCHEERILRGHGADVKCVDWHPTKGLVVSGSKDSQQPIKFWDPKTGQSLATLHAHKNTVMEVKWNLNGNWLLTASRDHLCKLFDIRNLKEELQVFRGHKKEATAVAWHPVHEGLFASGGSDGSLLFWNVGVEKEVGGMEMAHEGMIWSLAWHPLGHILCSGSNDHTSKFWTRNRPGDKMRDRYNLNLLPGMSEDGVEYDDMEPNSLAAIPGMGIPDQLKAAMEQEASDKETAAEEEMSIPGLDWGIEEILQKDQKKVPQKKVPYAKPIPAQFQQAWADNKVPLVPPGGEKKERMDEKKMDGKTNTNPMMLEQMKMDRMNQMDGNMPPPGGPQGPMPPFPGQGGTMPPPPQGFPQSMPPQQMPHNMGPPMGPGVMQAPFMRPGQMGPPPGSQHHQGPPQGMMGPPDHGPQGMQRHPGPHRNMGPQGPHGMPPGPRGMQGPPGNMQGPPPGGMMGPPPRGQGPPPQGGMMPPQGNMMGPQGPMQGGVGMGPPMQNPPRTHGNMPSMGGMHGMGNMQGPPPGGMHGPPPGNMQGPPGNMQGPSGNMQGPPGNMQGPPGNMQGPPSYMQHQVGQNTGPMMHGMGQQGPNGKDTRGPPNHHMGPPPGGQGQGGPGGPDQGSGSYWGDSQQGRRSNDFNEGGQDFHGRGEESWRRGSSQEYQGGHRGGGGQGGGGGNGGNWGSSEERFPRDGGEFRGRRDDRFGGYVSPGEEFDQRQRDRLPPPRHGQDSDDTYRGVGQGRPGGRGFPDEFGGPEENFDTSNEMAGGWDSGGRGRPPRGGGPPRGGGGGGGGRQGLLPTPDEFPPHYEGGRSQEAWEGGQDQGHEAYREGQRSEHGPPHDSPSPASRERSSSLQGMDMASLPPRKRPWHDGPGTGDQDSPGAGVEDRTTGRPPQREEGGYGPSTRGGRGGWRGAPRGAPRGGGRGR; this is encoded by the exons AATCGTTTGTGGCAGCGAGACCACAGAGATTTCCGTGCCATCCAACCAGATGCAGGATGCTACAATGAT CTGGTTCCTCCTGTGGGCATCTTGAGTAACCCCATGAATGCAGTTACCACAAAGTTTGTCCGAACTTCCACGAACAAAGTGAAGTGCCCTGTCTTTGTCATAAGG TGGACTCCTGAGGGGAGGCGACTTGTCACAGGAGCCTCCAGTGGAGAGTTCACCTTGTGGAACGGACTCACCTTCAACTTTGAGACCATCTTACAG GCCCATGACAGCCCCGTGCGGGCCATGACCTGGTCTCACAACGACATGTGGATGCTGACGGCTGACCACGGCGGCTACGTCAAGTACTGGCAGTCCAACATGAACAACGTCAAGATGTTCCAGGCTCACAAGGAGGCGATTAGAGAGGCCAG TTTCTCACCTACGGATAATAAATTTGCCACTTGCTCTGATGACGGAACCGTACGCATCTGGGACTTTCTACGCTGTCACGAGGAGAGAATTCTCAGAG GTCACGGAGCTGACGTGAAGTGCGTGGACTGGCATCCCACTAAAGGCCTGGTGGTTTCTGGGAGCAAAGATAGCCAGCAGCCAATAAAATTCTGGGATCCCAAGACCGGACAGAGTTTGGCCACACT TCACGCCCATAAGAACACGGTGATGGAGGTGAAGTGGAACCTGAACGGTAACTGGCTGCTGACAGCGTCCCGCGACCACCTGTGTAAACTCTTTGACATCCGCAACCTCAAGGAGGAGCTGCAGGTGTTCCGGGGCCACAAGAAAGAGGCCACAG CTGTAGCGTGGCACCCTGTCCACGAGGGCCTGTTCGCCAGCGGAGGCTCAGACGGATCCCTCCTCTTCTGGAACGTAGG TGTGGAGAAGGAGGTGGGCGGAATGGAGATGGCCCATGAGGGCATGATATGGAGCCTGGCGTGGCACCCGCTCGGGCACATCCTCTGCTCGGGATCCAACGACCACACCAG TAAATTCTGGACGAGGAATCGGCCAGGGGACAAGATGAGGGACAGATACAATCTGAATTTGTTACCTGGGATGTCAGAGGATGGAGTGGAATACG ATGACATGGAGCCAAACAGCTTAGCTGCCATTCCTGGCATGGGGATCCCCGATCAGCTCAAAGCTGCCATGGAACAAGAGGCAAGCG ATAAAGAGACTGCAGCCGAGGAGGAGATGAGCATCCCAGGTCTGGATTGGGGGATTGAGGAGATTTTACAGAAAGACCAGAAGAAAGTGCCACAGAAGAAGGTCCCCTACGCCAAACCCATCCCTGCCCAATTCCAACAG GCCTGGGCGGATAATAAGGTGCCTCTCGTGCCACcgggaggagagaagaaagaaagGATGGATGAGAAGAAAATGGATGGGAAGACCAACACCAACCCGATGATGCTAGAG CAAATGAAGATGGACCGTATGAATCAGATGGATGGGAACATGCCTCCCCCGGGAGGTCCACAAGGACCCATGCCACCTTTCCCTGGTCAGGGAGGAACCATGCCCCCACCTCCTCAGGGCTTCCCCCAGTCCATGCCCCCTCAGCAGATGCCCCACAACATGGGGCCCCCCATGGGCCCTGGCGTCATGCAGGCTCCGTTCATGCGTCCGGGCCAGATGGGCCCCCCTCCAGGGTCCCAGCACCACCAGGGGCCTCCTCAGGGCATGATGGGTCCCCCTGACCATGGGCCCCAAGGCATGCAGAGGCACCCCGGCCCCCACAGAAACATGGGCCCCCAGGGGCCTCACGGCATGCCTCCCGGACCCAGAGGGATGCAGGGCCCCCCCGGAAACATGCAGGGCCCCCCACCAGGAGGAATGATGGGGCCCCCTCCTCGAGGCCAGGGGCCTCCACCACAGGGGGGCATGATGCCCCCTCAGGGGAATATGATGGGCCCACAGGGGCCCATGCAGGGCGGGGTGGGGATGGGGCCTCCCATGCAGAACCCTCCCAGGACACACGGCAACATGCCAAGCATGGGGGGCATGCATGGGATGGGCAACATGCaggggccacccccaggtgggaTGCACGGGCCCCCACCGGGTAACATGCAAGGACCTCCCGGGAACATGCAGGGCCCCTCTGGAAACATGCAAGGACCCCCAGGCAATATGCAGGGCCCACCAGGCAACATGCAGGGGCCTCCATCCTACATGCAGCACCAG GTGGGACAAAACACTGGCCCCATGATGCATGGGATGGGACAGCAAGGACCCAATGGCAAAG ATACCCGAGGGCCTCCTAACCACCACATGGGTCCTCCACCTGGGGGCCAGGGGCAGGGTGGCCCTGGGGGCCCTGACCAGGGCTCTGGTTCTTACTGGGGAGACTCTCAGCAGGGGCGCCGATCCAACGACTTCAATGAAGGTGGCCAGGACTTCCACGGACGGGGGGAGgagagctggaggagagggtcCAGCCAGGAATACCAGGGAGgccacagaggaggaggagggcaagggggaggaggggggaatgggggaAACTGGGGCTCTTCTGAGGAAAGATTCCCCCGTGATGGGGGAGAGTTCCGAGGCCGCAGGGACGACAG GTTTGGTGGTTATGTGAGTCCAGGAGAGGAGTTTgaccagaggcagagagacagactgccTCCACCAAGGCATGGCCAGGATTCAGACGACAC GTACAGAGGGGTTGGACAGGGTCGCCCTGGGGGGAGGGGGTTCCCTGATGAGTTTGGTGGGCCGGAAGAGAACTTTGACACCTCAAATGAGATGGCCGGAGGTTGGGACAGCGGTGGGAGGGGGAGACCCCCCCGAGGAGGGGGCCCACCCAGAGGAGGAG gaggtggtggaggtggacgccAGGGCTTGCTCCCCACCCCTGATGAGTTCCCCCCACACTATGAGGGAGGCAGAAGTCAGGAGGCCTGGGAGGGCGGGCAAGATCAAG GTCACGAGGCTTACAGAGAAGGCCAGCGCTCCGAGCACGGCCCGCCGCACGACAGCCCGTCCCCTGCCAGCCGTGAGCGCTCCTCCTCCCTGCAGGGCATGGACATGGCCTCGCTGCCCCCACGCAAACGCCCGTGGCACGACGGCCCGGGCACCGGAGACCAAGACTCCCCGGGAGCAGGGGTAGAGGACAGGACAACAG
- the wdr33 gene encoding pre-mRNA 3' end processing protein WDR33 isoform X1 gives MATDTSSPPRFFHMPRFQHQAPRQLFYKRPDFAQQQAMQQLTFDGKRMRKAVNRKTIDYNPSVIRHLENRLWQRDHRDFRAIQPDAGCYNDLVPPVGILSNPMNAVTTKFVRTSTNKVKCPVFVIRWTPEGRRLVTGASSGEFTLWNGLTFNFETILQAHDSPVRAMTWSHNDMWMLTADHGGYVKYWQSNMNNVKMFQAHKEAIREASFSPTDNKFATCSDDGTVRIWDFLRCHEERILRGHGADVKCVDWHPTKGLVVSGSKDSQQPIKFWDPKTGQSLATLHAHKNTVMEVKWNLNGNWLLTASRDHLCKLFDIRNLKEELQVFRGHKKEATAVAWHPVHEGLFASGGSDGSLLFWNVGVEKEVGGMEMAHEGMIWSLAWHPLGHILCSGSNDHTSKFWTRNRPGDKMRDRYNLNLLPGMSEDGVEYDDMEPNSLAAIPGMGIPDQLKAAMEQEASDKETAAEEEMSIPGLDWGIEEILQKDQKKVPQKKVPYAKPIPAQFQQAWADNKVPLVPPGGEKKERMDEKKMDGKTNTNPMMLEQMKMDRMNQMDGNMPPPGGPQGPMPPFPGQGGTMPPPPQGFPQSMPPQQMPHNMGPPMGPGVMQAPFMRPGQMGPPPGSQHHQGPPQGMMGPPDHGPQGMQRHPGPHRNMGPQGPHGMPPGPRGMQGPPGNMQGPPPGGMMGPPPRGQGPPPQGGMMPPQGNMMGPQGPMQGGVGMGPPMQNPPRTHGNMPSMGGMHGMGNMQGPPPGGMHGPPPGNMQGPPGNMQGPSGNMQGPPGNMQGPPGNMQGPPSYMQHQVGQNTGPMMHGMGQQGPNGKGDTRGPPNHHMGPPPGGQGQGGPGGPDQGSGSYWGDSQQGRRSNDFNEGGQDFHGRGEESWRRGSSQEYQGGHRGGGGQGGGGGNGGNWGSSEERFPRDGGEFRGRRDDRFGGYVSPGEEFDQRQRDRLPPPRHGQDSDDTYRGVGQGRPGGRGFPDEFGGPEENFDTSNEMAGGWDSGGRGRPPRGGGPPRGGGGGGGGRQGLLPTPDEFPPHYEGGRSQEAWEGGQDQGHEAYREGQRSEHGPPHDSPSPASRERSSSLQGMDMASLPPRKRPWHDGPGTGDQDSPGAGVEDRTTGRPPQREEGGYGPSTRGGRGGWRGAPRGAPRGGGRGR, from the exons AATCGTTTGTGGCAGCGAGACCACAGAGATTTCCGTGCCATCCAACCAGATGCAGGATGCTACAATGAT CTGGTTCCTCCTGTGGGCATCTTGAGTAACCCCATGAATGCAGTTACCACAAAGTTTGTCCGAACTTCCACGAACAAAGTGAAGTGCCCTGTCTTTGTCATAAGG TGGACTCCTGAGGGGAGGCGACTTGTCACAGGAGCCTCCAGTGGAGAGTTCACCTTGTGGAACGGACTCACCTTCAACTTTGAGACCATCTTACAG GCCCATGACAGCCCCGTGCGGGCCATGACCTGGTCTCACAACGACATGTGGATGCTGACGGCTGACCACGGCGGCTACGTCAAGTACTGGCAGTCCAACATGAACAACGTCAAGATGTTCCAGGCTCACAAGGAGGCGATTAGAGAGGCCAG TTTCTCACCTACGGATAATAAATTTGCCACTTGCTCTGATGACGGAACCGTACGCATCTGGGACTTTCTACGCTGTCACGAGGAGAGAATTCTCAGAG GTCACGGAGCTGACGTGAAGTGCGTGGACTGGCATCCCACTAAAGGCCTGGTGGTTTCTGGGAGCAAAGATAGCCAGCAGCCAATAAAATTCTGGGATCCCAAGACCGGACAGAGTTTGGCCACACT TCACGCCCATAAGAACACGGTGATGGAGGTGAAGTGGAACCTGAACGGTAACTGGCTGCTGACAGCGTCCCGCGACCACCTGTGTAAACTCTTTGACATCCGCAACCTCAAGGAGGAGCTGCAGGTGTTCCGGGGCCACAAGAAAGAGGCCACAG CTGTAGCGTGGCACCCTGTCCACGAGGGCCTGTTCGCCAGCGGAGGCTCAGACGGATCCCTCCTCTTCTGGAACGTAGG TGTGGAGAAGGAGGTGGGCGGAATGGAGATGGCCCATGAGGGCATGATATGGAGCCTGGCGTGGCACCCGCTCGGGCACATCCTCTGCTCGGGATCCAACGACCACACCAG TAAATTCTGGACGAGGAATCGGCCAGGGGACAAGATGAGGGACAGATACAATCTGAATTTGTTACCTGGGATGTCAGAGGATGGAGTGGAATACG ATGACATGGAGCCAAACAGCTTAGCTGCCATTCCTGGCATGGGGATCCCCGATCAGCTCAAAGCTGCCATGGAACAAGAGGCAAGCG ATAAAGAGACTGCAGCCGAGGAGGAGATGAGCATCCCAGGTCTGGATTGGGGGATTGAGGAGATTTTACAGAAAGACCAGAAGAAAGTGCCACAGAAGAAGGTCCCCTACGCCAAACCCATCCCTGCCCAATTCCAACAG GCCTGGGCGGATAATAAGGTGCCTCTCGTGCCACcgggaggagagaagaaagaaagGATGGATGAGAAGAAAATGGATGGGAAGACCAACACCAACCCGATGATGCTAGAG CAAATGAAGATGGACCGTATGAATCAGATGGATGGGAACATGCCTCCCCCGGGAGGTCCACAAGGACCCATGCCACCTTTCCCTGGTCAGGGAGGAACCATGCCCCCACCTCCTCAGGGCTTCCCCCAGTCCATGCCCCCTCAGCAGATGCCCCACAACATGGGGCCCCCCATGGGCCCTGGCGTCATGCAGGCTCCGTTCATGCGTCCGGGCCAGATGGGCCCCCCTCCAGGGTCCCAGCACCACCAGGGGCCTCCTCAGGGCATGATGGGTCCCCCTGACCATGGGCCCCAAGGCATGCAGAGGCACCCCGGCCCCCACAGAAACATGGGCCCCCAGGGGCCTCACGGCATGCCTCCCGGACCCAGAGGGATGCAGGGCCCCCCCGGAAACATGCAGGGCCCCCCACCAGGAGGAATGATGGGGCCCCCTCCTCGAGGCCAGGGGCCTCCACCACAGGGGGGCATGATGCCCCCTCAGGGGAATATGATGGGCCCACAGGGGCCCATGCAGGGCGGGGTGGGGATGGGGCCTCCCATGCAGAACCCTCCCAGGACACACGGCAACATGCCAAGCATGGGGGGCATGCATGGGATGGGCAACATGCaggggccacccccaggtgggaTGCACGGGCCCCCACCGGGTAACATGCAAGGACCTCCCGGGAACATGCAGGGCCCCTCTGGAAACATGCAAGGACCCCCAGGCAATATGCAGGGCCCACCAGGCAACATGCAGGGGCCTCCATCCTACATGCAGCACCAG GTGGGACAAAACACTGGCCCCATGATGCATGGGATGGGACAGCAAGGACCCAATGGCAAAG GAGATACCCGAGGGCCTCCTAACCACCACATGGGTCCTCCACCTGGGGGCCAGGGGCAGGGTGGCCCTGGGGGCCCTGACCAGGGCTCTGGTTCTTACTGGGGAGACTCTCAGCAGGGGCGCCGATCCAACGACTTCAATGAAGGTGGCCAGGACTTCCACGGACGGGGGGAGgagagctggaggagagggtcCAGCCAGGAATACCAGGGAGgccacagaggaggaggagggcaagggggaggaggggggaatgggggaAACTGGGGCTCTTCTGAGGAAAGATTCCCCCGTGATGGGGGAGAGTTCCGAGGCCGCAGGGACGACAG GTTTGGTGGTTATGTGAGTCCAGGAGAGGAGTTTgaccagaggcagagagacagactgccTCCACCAAGGCATGGCCAGGATTCAGACGACAC GTACAGAGGGGTTGGACAGGGTCGCCCTGGGGGGAGGGGGTTCCCTGATGAGTTTGGTGGGCCGGAAGAGAACTTTGACACCTCAAATGAGATGGCCGGAGGTTGGGACAGCGGTGGGAGGGGGAGACCCCCCCGAGGAGGGGGCCCACCCAGAGGAGGAG gaggtggtggaggtggacgccAGGGCTTGCTCCCCACCCCTGATGAGTTCCCCCCACACTATGAGGGAGGCAGAAGTCAGGAGGCCTGGGAGGGCGGGCAAGATCAAG GTCACGAGGCTTACAGAGAAGGCCAGCGCTCCGAGCACGGCCCGCCGCACGACAGCCCGTCCCCTGCCAGCCGTGAGCGCTCCTCCTCCCTGCAGGGCATGGACATGGCCTCGCTGCCCCCACGCAAACGCCCGTGGCACGACGGCCCGGGCACCGGAGACCAAGACTCCCCGGGAGCAGGGGTAGAGGACAGGACAACAG